One Onthophagus taurus isolate NC chromosome 11, IU_Otau_3.0, whole genome shotgun sequence genomic window carries:
- the LOC139431675 gene encoding protein KRTCAP2 homolog encodes MVLSNQLSFVVALIVSLLLFSGMQMYKQWFISTQLNHFVGGYLGSLLFVFSFTAVGNLEASVFGKSFQSKMFPEVIICLLLALFSTATLHRVCVTTCLLFSSISLYYINGYSQKIHVPVNVASNVHLGKKKNK; translated from the coding sequence atggttttatCAAATCAATTATCATTCGTAGTAGCATTAATTGTATCGTTGCTCTTATTTTCTGGTATGCAAATGTACAAACAATGGTTTATTTCAACGCAACTAAATCATTTTGTTGGTGGTTATTTGGGATCGCTTTTATTCGTTTTTTCGTTTACGGCCGTCGGAAATTTAGAGGCAAGCGTTTTCGGGAAATCGTTTCAATCGAAAATGTTTCCCGAAGTAataatatgtttattattagCCCTATTTTCCACTGCAACTTTACATAGAGTTTGTGTAACTACgtgtttattgttttcttcGATATCTTTGTATTATATAAATGGTTATTCACAGAAAATACATGTACCAGTTAATGTTGCTAGTAATGTTCATTTggggaagaaaaaaaataagtaa